GACCGAGGGCGGGCGGGAGCGCGCCACCACGCAGCAGGAGGTGCTGCTGGCCGACCGCGTGCCCTACGACTTGAAGGATCTGGTGGGCAGCCCGACCTATCCCTTCACCGCGCCCGAACTCAAGGAGCGCGACTGGAGCAAGTCCGCCGAGCCCTTCGTGGTGACGGGCATGATCGCGGGGCTCATCTACCTCTTCTTCAGCAACCAGAGCGGGAACTGATGCGCCGACCCGCGCTGCGGCGGGCGCTCCGGGGCTTCGGCGCCGGCGGCGCGGCGCTGGGCGTCGCCCTGGTCCTGGCCACGTCCGGGTGCGGGGGCGGCGAGCTGGAGTCGCACCTGTCGAAGGGACGCAGTCTCTTCGCGCACAAGCACTACGAGGAGGCGCAGCTCGAAGGGCTCTACGTGCTCCTGCGCGAGCCCGAGAACGAGGAGGCGCTCTCCCTGGTGGCGAGGAGCCTCCTGGCCCAGGACCGCGACGGCGAGGCCGAGAGCTACTTCCACACGCTGGCGGAGAAGAGCCCGCTGCACGCCATGGAGGCGGCGGAACTCTACGACACCCGCGCCAGGGAGGACTACACCTCCGGGCAGAAGAGCCGCGCCGCCCGCCGCTGGCTGATCGCCCTGCGCTTCGAGCCCATGCTCGATCTTGGCCCGTACGCGTTCTACATGGCGGACCGCTCCTACGAGGAGCGCGACTGGCGCCAGTCGGCGGCGCTCTACGGGCGCGCGCTCAGCGTCTACGCCGACTCGAGCGCCGTGAAGCAATCGCTCTACCCCTACGCGGTGAGCCTGCACAAGCTGGAGCGGGACCAGGAGGCCATGGACGTCCTCGGGCCCTTCATCACGCGCTACCCGCGCCACCGCGATCGGCACGAGGCGATCTGGCTCTATCAGGAGATCCTCATCGACCAGGCGCGCGCGGCGAACGGCCGCATGGACTACGACGCCGCCGTGGAGTATCTTCGCCGGGCCCTGCGCTTCGACGAGAACCCGCCGATGACGGCGGAAGCGCTGCTGGAACTCGGCGGCAGCTACGAGAATCTACAGGACTACGACGCGGCCGCGTCCTGCTACCGGCGCGTCATCGACACGAGCAACACGCAGACGGGCCGGATCTACGACACGGCCATCGAACGGTTGGCTAGAATGGAGAAGGCGAGGTTGCGGTGAAGCGAAGCGCGAGGGATCCGAAGGCCCTCCGGCGGCAGGGACTCGTCCTCC
Above is a genomic segment from Candidatus Latescibacterota bacterium containing:
- a CDS encoding tetratricopeptide repeat protein, with amino-acid sequence MRRPALRRALRGFGAGGAALGVALVLATSGCGGGELESHLSKGRSLFAHKHYEEAQLEGLYVLLREPENEEALSLVARSLLAQDRDGEAESYFHTLAEKSPLHAMEAAELYDTRAREDYTSGQKSRAARRWLIALRFEPMLDLGPYAFYMADRSYEERDWRQSAALYGRALSVYADSSAVKQSLYPYAVSLHKLERDQEAMDVLGPFITRYPRHRDRHEAIWLYQEILIDQARAANGRMDYDAAVEYLRRALRFDENPPMTAEALLELGGSYENLQDYDAAASCYRRVIDTSNTQTGRIYDTAIERLARMEKARLR